From a region of the Dickeya poaceiphila genome:
- the pstA gene encoding phosphate ABC transporter permease PstA gives MASISIENRSDMQETRRKMQAWRRQKNRIALFLSMLTMAFGLFWLVWILMSTVTKGLDGMSMSLFTEMTPPPNTAGGGLANAIVGSGLLILWATLFGTPLGILAGVYLAEYGRKSLIAEVIRFINDILLSAPSIVVGLFVYTLVVAKMEHFSGWAGVIALALLQVPIVIRTTENMLKLVPDSLREAAYALGTPKWKMISAITLKASVSGIITGVLLAVARIAGETAPLLFTSLSNQFWSTDMMHPIANLPVTIFKFAMSPFKEWQGLAWAGVLLITLCVLLLNILARVLFAKNKH, from the coding sequence ATGGCAAGCATTAGCATTGAAAACCGTTCCGACATGCAGGAAACCCGCCGCAAGATGCAAGCCTGGCGCAGACAGAAAAACCGCATCGCGTTATTTCTGTCGATGCTGACCATGGCGTTTGGCCTGTTCTGGCTGGTGTGGATTCTGATGTCCACCGTGACTAAAGGTTTAGACGGCATGTCGATGTCGCTGTTTACCGAAATGACGCCGCCGCCCAATACGGCGGGGGGGGGTCTGGCTAACGCGATTGTCGGCAGCGGCTTGCTGATTCTGTGGGCGACGCTGTTTGGCACGCCGCTGGGGATTCTGGCGGGCGTTTATCTGGCGGAATATGGCCGTAAATCGCTGATCGCTGAAGTGATCCGCTTTATTAACGACATTCTGTTGTCGGCGCCATCGATTGTGGTGGGGTTGTTCGTCTACACGCTGGTGGTGGCGAAAATGGAGCACTTTTCCGGCTGGGCGGGAGTGATTGCGCTGGCGCTGTTGCAGGTGCCTATCGTGATTCGCACCACCGAGAACATGCTGAAACTGGTGCCGGATAGCCTGCGCGAAGCGGCTTATGCGCTGGGGACGCCGAAATGGAAGATGATCTCAGCCATTACCCTGAAGGCTTCAGTATCCGGCATCATCACCGGGGTGCTGCTGGCGGTGGCGCGTATCGCTGGGGAAACCGCGCCATTGCTGTTTACCTCGCTGTCGAATCAGTTCTGGAGCACGGACATGATGCATCCCATTGCCAACCTGCCGGTTACCATTTTTAAGTTCGCCATGAGTCCGTTCAAGGAATGGCAAGGTCTGGCATGGGCTGGGGTACTGCTGATCACGCTGTGCGTGCTGTTGCTAAACATTCTGGCACGCGTGCTGTTTGCCAAAAATAAACATTAA
- the pstC gene encoding phosphate ABC transporter permease PstC, with translation MAEHKPTNTPVERNITPPGKQGDILFGALVRLAALLTLLLLGGIIVSLIFASWPSIKTFGFSFLWTKEWDVPAKQFGALVPIYGTLVTSLIALIIAIPISFGIALFLTELAPGWLKRPLGVAIELLAAIPSIVYGMWGLFVFAPLFATYFQQPVGNVLSSIPLLGTLFSGPAFGIGILAAGVILAIMIIPYIAAVMRDVFEQTPVMMKESAYGIGCTTWEVIWHIVLPFTKNGVIGGIMLGLGRALGETMAVTFIIGNTYQLDSFSLYMPGNSITSALANEFAEADSGLHTAALMELGLILFVITFIVLACSKLMIMRLAKNEGAR, from the coding sequence ATGGCTGAACACAAGCCAACTAATACACCTGTGGAAAGAAATATTACACCACCAGGAAAACAGGGTGACATTCTCTTCGGGGCGCTGGTCAGACTAGCGGCCCTGTTGACGTTACTGCTGCTGGGCGGAATTATCGTTTCCCTGATTTTTGCTTCCTGGCCAAGCATTAAGACGTTTGGTTTTTCCTTTCTGTGGACCAAAGAATGGGATGTGCCCGCAAAGCAATTCGGGGCGCTGGTACCGATTTACGGCACCCTCGTCACCTCGCTGATCGCACTGATTATTGCCATCCCCATCAGCTTTGGTATCGCATTGTTCCTGACGGAACTGGCACCAGGCTGGCTGAAACGTCCGCTTGGCGTAGCGATTGAACTGCTGGCCGCCATCCCCAGTATCGTCTACGGCATGTGGGGGTTGTTCGTATTCGCTCCGCTGTTTGCCACCTATTTCCAGCAGCCGGTAGGCAATGTGCTTTCCAGTATTCCCCTGCTCGGCACGCTATTTTCCGGGCCGGCGTTCGGCATCGGCATTCTGGCTGCCGGGGTGATTCTGGCTATCATGATAATCCCCTACATTGCGGCGGTAATGCGTGATGTCTTCGAGCAGACGCCGGTCATGATGAAAGAATCGGCTTACGGCATCGGTTGTACCACCTGGGAAGTTATCTGGCATATCGTGCTGCCGTTTACTAAAAATGGCGTCATCGGCGGGATTATGCTGGGCTTGGGCCGGGCGTTGGGCGAAACCATGGCAGTAACCTTCATCATCGGCAACACCTATCAACTCGACAGTTTCTCACTCTATATGCCGGGCAACAGCATCACCTCTGCGCTGGCCAACGAATTTGCCGAAGCTGACTCCGGACTGCATACCGCGGCATTGATGGAGCTGGGCCTGATCCTGTTTGTGATTACCTTTATCGTGCTGGCTTGTTCCAAGCTGATGATCATGCGTCTGGCAAAAAATGAAGGAGCACGCTGA
- the glyQ gene encoding glycine--tRNA ligase subunit alpha, with protein MQKFDTKTFQGLILTLQDYWSRQGCTIVQPLDMEVGAGTSHPMTCLRALGPEPIAAAYVQPSRRPTDGRYGENPNRLQHYYQFQVIIKPSPDNIQELYLGSLKELGMDPTIHDIRFVEDNWENPTLGAWGLGWEVWLNGMEVTQFTYFQQVGGLECKPVTGEITYGLERLAMYIQGVDSVYDLVWSDGPLGKTTYGDVFHQNEVEQSTYNFEYADVDFLFTCFEQYEKEAQQLLALEKPLPLPAYERILKAAHSFNLLDARKAISVTERQRYILRIRTLTKAVAEAYYASREALGFPMCNRKQS; from the coding sequence ATGCAAAAGTTTGATACCAAGACCTTTCAGGGCCTGATCCTGACATTACAGGATTACTGGTCGCGTCAGGGCTGTACCATTGTCCAACCGCTGGACATGGAAGTCGGTGCCGGCACCTCTCACCCCATGACCTGCCTGCGCGCACTCGGCCCGGAACCGATTGCCGCCGCCTATGTGCAGCCGTCACGCCGCCCAACCGACGGACGCTACGGTGAGAACCCGAACCGCCTGCAACACTACTACCAGTTTCAGGTGATCATTAAGCCGTCGCCAGACAACATTCAGGAACTGTACCTCGGTTCGCTGAAAGAGCTGGGAATGGACCCGACCATTCACGATATTCGTTTCGTGGAAGATAACTGGGAAAACCCGACGCTGGGTGCCTGGGGACTGGGCTGGGAAGTGTGGCTGAACGGGATGGAAGTCACTCAGTTCACCTATTTCCAGCAGGTGGGTGGTTTGGAATGCAAACCGGTAACCGGCGAGATTACTTACGGTCTGGAACGTCTGGCGATGTACATTCAGGGCGTGGACAGCGTCTATGATCTGGTGTGGAGCGATGGCCCACTGGGCAAAACCACCTACGGCGACGTGTTCCATCAAAACGAAGTGGAACAATCGACTTATAACTTCGAATACGCCGACGTGGATTTCCTGTTTACCTGCTTCGAGCAGTATGAAAAAGAAGCCCAACAGTTGCTGGCACTGGAAAAACCGCTGCCGCTGCCTGCTTACGAGCGCATTCTGAAAGCTGCCCACAGCTTCAACCTGCTGGATGCGCGCAAAGCCATTTCCGTGACCGAACGTCAGCGCTACATCCTGCGAATTCGTACCCTGACCAAAGCGGTGGCGGAAGCCTACTATGCCTCTCGTGAGGCGCTGGGCTTCCCGATGTGCAATCGTAAACAGAGCTGA
- the glyS gene encoding glycine--tRNA ligase subunit beta — MTDKTFLVEIGTEELPPKALRTLAESFAANFTAELDAAGLGYQSVNWFAAPRRLALKVAGLSASQPDREVEKRGPAIAQAFDAEGKPTKAAEGWARGCGITVEQAERLTTDKGEWLLFRAQVKGEAAQTLLPGMVSTALSKLPIPKLMRWGDNDTQFVRPVHTVTLLLGDELIPGTVLGIDSARTIRGHRFMGEPEFTIDNADQYPQILQERGKVIADYDARKAKIKADAEAAARKIGGNADLSDSLLEEVTSLVEWPVVLTAKFEEKFLAVPAEALVYTMKGDQKYFPVYDNSGKLLPNFIFVANIESKDPQQIIAGNEKVVRPRLADAEFFFNTDRKKRLEDHLPRLETVLFQQQLGTLRDKTDRIAALTGWVAEQIGADINHAKRAGLLSKCDLMTNMVFEFTDTQGVMGMHYARHDGEAEDVAVALNEQYQPRFAGDALPSSLVACALAIADKMDTLAGIFGIGQHPKGDKDPFALRRAALGVLRIIVEKRLPLDLQTLTEEAARLYGDKLTNANVVDDVIEFMLGRFRAWYQEEGHSVDTIQAVLARRPTRPADFDARVKAVSHFRTLEQAEALAAANKRVSNILAKSTETLNDSVQAALLKEKEEIQLATYVTALTSKLAPWFAEGRYQEALAELAQLRESVDNFFDKVMVNADDPQVRINRLTLLNELRNLFLKVADISVLQ, encoded by the coding sequence ATGACAGACAAAACATTTTTGGTGGAAATCGGCACCGAAGAGCTGCCGCCAAAGGCTTTGCGTACGCTGGCGGAATCGTTTGCCGCCAATTTTACTGCTGAACTGGATGCTGCCGGGCTGGGTTATCAGTCGGTCAACTGGTTTGCCGCTCCGCGCCGTCTGGCGTTGAAAGTGGCCGGTTTAAGCGCCTCCCAGCCGGACAGGGAGGTAGAAAAACGTGGACCAGCCATCGCGCAGGCGTTTGATGCCGAAGGCAAACCCACTAAAGCCGCAGAAGGCTGGGCACGCGGTTGCGGCATCACCGTCGAGCAGGCCGAGCGCCTGACCACCGACAAAGGCGAATGGCTGCTGTTCCGTGCGCAGGTAAAAGGCGAAGCGGCACAAACGCTGCTGCCGGGCATGGTCAGCACCGCGCTTTCGAAATTGCCGATTCCGAAACTGATGCGCTGGGGCGATAACGACACCCAGTTTGTGCGCCCAGTACACACCGTGACCCTGCTGCTGGGTGATGAACTGATCCCCGGTACCGTGCTGGGCATTGATTCTGCGCGTACCATCCGTGGTCACCGCTTTATGGGCGAGCCGGAATTCACCATTGATAACGCCGACCAGTACCCGCAGATTCTGCAGGAACGTGGCAAGGTCATCGCCGATTACGACGCGCGTAAAGCCAAAATCAAGGCCGATGCCGAAGCAGCGGCACGCAAGATTGGCGGCAATGCCGACCTGAGCGACAGCCTGCTGGAAGAAGTCACCTCGCTGGTGGAATGGCCGGTGGTGCTGACGGCGAAATTTGAAGAGAAGTTCCTGGCAGTGCCGGCGGAAGCGCTGGTGTACACCATGAAGGGCGACCAGAAATACTTCCCGGTTTACGACAACAGCGGCAAGCTGCTGCCGAATTTCATCTTTGTCGCCAACATTGAATCGAAAGACCCGCAGCAGATTATCGCCGGTAACGAGAAAGTGGTGCGCCCACGTCTGGCCGACGCCGAGTTCTTCTTCAATACCGACCGTAAAAAACGCCTTGAAGATCACCTGCCGCGTCTTGAAACCGTGCTGTTCCAGCAGCAGTTGGGCACACTGCGCGACAAGACTGATCGTATCGCGGCACTAACCGGCTGGGTGGCAGAGCAGATTGGCGCGGATATCAATCACGCCAAACGCGCGGGCCTGCTGTCCAAATGCGACCTGATGACCAATATGGTGTTTGAATTCACCGATACTCAGGGTGTGATGGGGATGCACTACGCCCGTCACGACGGCGAAGCAGAAGATGTGGCGGTAGCACTGAACGAGCAGTACCAGCCGCGTTTTGCCGGCGATGCACTGCCGTCATCACTGGTCGCTTGCGCACTGGCGATTGCCGACAAGATGGATACGCTGGCGGGGATTTTCGGCATCGGCCAGCATCCAAAAGGCGATAAAGACCCGTTCGCACTGCGCCGTGCTGCGCTGGGCGTGCTGCGCATCATCGTGGAAAAACGCCTGCCGCTGGACTTGCAAACGCTGACGGAAGAAGCGGCACGCCTGTACGGCGACAAGCTGACTAACGCCAACGTGGTAGACGATGTGATCGAGTTCATGCTGGGCCGCTTCCGCGCCTGGTATCAGGAAGAAGGTCACAGTGTCGACACCATTCAGGCGGTGCTGGCACGCCGCCCGACTCGCCCGGCGGATTTCGACGCCCGTGTGAAAGCGGTGAGTCATTTCCGCACACTGGAGCAAGCCGAAGCGCTGGCCGCCGCCAACAAGCGCGTGTCCAACATTCTGGCGAAATCCACCGAAACACTGAACGACAGCGTGCAGGCGGCGTTGCTGAAAGAGAAGGAAGAAATTCAGCTGGCGACGTATGTTACCGCGCTGACCAGCAAGCTGGCACCGTGGTTTGCCGAGGGGCGTTATCAGGAAGCACTGGCGGAACTGGCACAGTTACGTGAGTCAGTCGATAACTTCTTCGATAAAGTAATGGTAAACGCCGACGATCCGCAGGTGCGCATCAATCGCCTGACGCTGCTCAACGAACTGCGCAACCTGTTCCTGAAAGTCGCGGATATTTCAGTGTTGCAGTAA
- the phoU gene encoding phosphate signaling complex protein PhoU yields MENLNLNKHISGQFNAELESIRTQVMTMGGLVEQQLTDAITAMHNQDAELAQRVIEGDAKVNMMEVSIDEACVRIIAKRQPTASDLRLVMAIIKTISELERIGDVADKICRTALEKFSHQHQPLLVSLESLGNHTIQMLHDVLDAFARMDLDEAKRIYMEDKKVDKEYEGIVRQLMTHMMEDSRTIPSVLTALFCARSIERIGDRCQNICEFIFYFVKGQDFRHLGGDALEKMLAQKDDAKPE; encoded by the coding sequence ATGGAAAATCTTAATCTAAACAAACATATTTCCGGTCAGTTTAATGCCGAGCTGGAAAGTATCCGTACCCAAGTGATGACCATGGGCGGGCTGGTGGAACAGCAACTGACTGACGCCATCACTGCCATGCATAATCAGGACGCGGAACTGGCGCAGCGTGTGATCGAAGGCGACGCCAAAGTCAACATGATGGAAGTGAGCATTGACGAGGCGTGCGTGCGCATCATTGCCAAGCGCCAGCCTACCGCCAGTGACCTGCGTCTGGTCATGGCGATCATCAAGACCATTTCCGAGCTGGAGCGTATTGGTGATGTGGCGGACAAAATCTGCCGCACCGCGCTGGAGAAATTCTCCCATCAGCATCAGCCGCTGCTGGTGAGCCTGGAATCACTGGGTAATCACACCATACAGATGCTGCATGATGTGCTGGATGCGTTTGCGCGTATGGACCTGGATGAAGCCAAACGTATCTACATGGAAGACAAGAAGGTGGATAAAGAGTACGAAGGCATTGTGCGTCAGTTAATGACTCACATGATGGAAGACTCCCGCACCATTCCCAGCGTACTGACCGCACTGTTCTGCGCTCGTTCCATCGAGCGTATTGGCGACCGTTGCCAGAACATCTGCGAGTTCATTTTCTACTTCGTCAAAGGCCAGGACTTCCGTCATCTGGGCGGCGACGCGCTGGAAAAAATGCTGGCGCAAAAAGACGACGCCAAACCGGAATAA
- the pstS gene encoding phosphate ABC transporter substrate-binding protein PstS: MKLMRTTIASIVAASFSLTAVSAFAAANITGAGGTFPAPAYAKWADSYEKETGNKVNYQGIGSSGGVKQILAKTVDFGASDAPLEDAKLAQEGLIQFPTVIGGVVLAVNLPGVKSGELTLDGKTLGDIYLGKIKKWNDAAIAKLNPGVKLPDQDIAVVRRADGSGTSYVFTSYLAKVNSEWKEKIGAGNTVNWPTGLGGKGNDGIAAFVQRLPGSIGYVEYAYAKQNNLTYTKLISADGKAVTPTEVSFSNAAKGADWSKSFAQDLTNQKGDDAWPITTTTFILMYKKQDKPEQGKEVLKFFDWAYNKGGAQAKALDYATLPNEVVAQIRAAWKTQVKDSSDKALY; this comes from the coding sequence ATGAAACTCATGCGTACCACTATTGCCAGTATTGTTGCAGCAAGTTTTTCTCTGACGGCGGTTTCTGCTTTTGCCGCAGCAAATATTACAGGCGCTGGTGGCACTTTCCCCGCTCCTGCTTATGCAAAGTGGGCTGACTCTTACGAAAAAGAAACCGGTAACAAGGTCAACTATCAGGGTATCGGTTCTTCCGGTGGCGTGAAACAAATCCTGGCTAAAACCGTTGATTTCGGTGCGTCGGATGCCCCGCTGGAAGATGCCAAACTGGCTCAGGAAGGGTTGATTCAGTTCCCGACTGTTATCGGCGGTGTGGTACTGGCGGTGAATCTGCCGGGCGTGAAATCCGGTGAGTTGACGCTGGACGGTAAAACCCTGGGTGACATCTATCTGGGTAAAATCAAAAAATGGAATGATGCTGCCATCGCCAAACTGAACCCAGGCGTGAAATTGCCGGATCAGGACATCGCTGTCGTACGTCGTGCCGATGGTTCTGGTACGTCTTACGTATTCACCAGCTATCTGGCGAAAGTAAACAGCGAGTGGAAAGAGAAGATTGGCGCAGGCAACACCGTAAACTGGCCGACCGGTCTGGGTGGTAAAGGCAACGACGGCATCGCGGCTTTCGTACAACGTCTGCCAGGCTCTATCGGTTACGTTGAATATGCTTACGCTAAGCAGAATAACCTGACCTACACCAAACTGATTTCCGCTGATGGCAAAGCGGTTACCCCGACAGAAGTCTCTTTCAGCAACGCCGCCAAGGGTGCTGACTGGAGCAAATCGTTTGCTCAGGACCTGACCAACCAGAAAGGCGACGACGCGTGGCCGATTACCACCACCACCTTCATCCTGATGTACAAAAAGCAGGATAAACCGGAGCAGGGCAAAGAAGTGTTGAAATTCTTTGACTGGGCTTACAACAAGGGCGGTGCACAGGCTAAAGCGCTGGATTACGCAACGCTGCCGAATGAAGTGGTTGCCCAGATTCGCGCTGCCTGGAAAACCCAGGTTAAAGACAGCAGCGATAAGGCACTGTACTGA
- the gorA gene encoding glutathione-disulfide reductase produces MTRHYDYLAIGGGSGGIASVNRAAMYGKKCALIEARYLGGTCVNVGCVPKKVMWHAAQIAEAIHHYGPDYGFDVTVNQFNWDTLLKNRSAYIDRIHQSYNNVLGKNQVEVIQGFARFVDAKTVEVNGERITADHILIATGGRPTRPNIPGAEHGIDSDGFFALTALPQRVAVVGAGYIAVEIAGVLNALGADVHLFVRKHAPLRQFDPLIVDTLVEVMNTEGPALHTESIPKAVVKNADGSLTLQLESGHEQTVDCLIWAIGREPANDKINLDVAGVARNEKGYIVVDKFQNTSVPGIYAVGDNTGAVELTPVAVAAGRRLSERLFNNKPDEHLDYTNIPTVVFSHPPIGTIGLTEPQARQQYGDDQVKVYKSAFTAMYTAVTQHRQPCRMKLVCVGPEEKIVGVHGIGFGMDEILQGFAVAVKMGATKKDFDNTVAIHPTAAEEFVTMR; encoded by the coding sequence ATGACCAGACATTATGACTATCTCGCCATTGGTGGCGGCAGCGGCGGCATTGCTTCCGTCAACCGTGCAGCCATGTATGGAAAGAAATGTGCGCTGATTGAAGCCAGGTACCTGGGAGGTACCTGCGTCAATGTCGGGTGCGTACCGAAGAAGGTCATGTGGCACGCCGCCCAGATTGCTGAAGCCATTCACCACTACGGGCCGGATTATGGTTTTGATGTCACCGTTAATCAGTTTAACTGGGATACGTTGCTGAAAAACCGTAGCGCCTACATTGACCGTATTCATCAGTCCTACAATAACGTGCTGGGGAAAAATCAGGTCGAGGTGATTCAGGGCTTTGCCCGTTTCGTGGATGCGAAAACGGTGGAGGTGAACGGCGAGCGCATCACCGCCGACCATATCCTGATTGCCACCGGTGGCCGGCCAACGCGCCCGAACATCCCCGGTGCGGAGCACGGTATTGATTCCGATGGTTTCTTTGCGTTGACGGCGTTGCCGCAGCGGGTTGCCGTTGTAGGGGCCGGTTATATCGCGGTGGAAATCGCCGGTGTGCTGAACGCGCTCGGTGCCGATGTTCACCTGTTTGTGCGTAAACATGCGCCGCTGCGCCAGTTCGACCCGCTGATTGTAGATACGCTGGTTGAAGTGATGAATACCGAAGGCCCGGCGCTGCATACCGAATCTATCCCCAAAGCGGTGGTGAAAAACGCCGACGGTAGCCTGACGCTGCAACTGGAAAGTGGGCACGAACAAACCGTGGATTGCCTGATTTGGGCGATAGGGCGGGAACCGGCAAACGATAAGATCAATCTTGACGTGGCGGGTGTGGCGCGCAACGAAAAAGGCTACATCGTGGTGGATAAGTTTCAAAACACCAGCGTGCCTGGCATCTATGCGGTGGGCGATAACACCGGTGCCGTTGAGTTAACGCCGGTTGCGGTGGCAGCAGGGCGTCGTTTGTCTGAGCGGCTGTTCAACAACAAGCCGGACGAGCATCTGGATTACACCAATATCCCAACGGTGGTGTTCAGCCACCCGCCTATCGGCACCATTGGGTTGACCGAGCCGCAGGCGCGCCAGCAGTACGGCGACGATCAGGTCAAGGTTTACAAATCTGCCTTTACCGCCATGTACACCGCAGTCACGCAGCACCGCCAGCCGTGTCGTATGAAGCTGGTGTGCGTGGGACCAGAAGAGAAAATCGTTGGCGTGCACGGCATCGGCTTCGGCATGGATGAAATCCTGCAGGGTTTTGCGGTGGCAGTAAAAATGGGTGCGACCAAAAAAGACTTCGATAATACGGTGGCGATTCACCCGACGGCGGCAGAAGAGTTTGTGACCATGCGATAA
- the pstB gene encoding phosphate ABC transporter ATP-binding protein PstB — protein MSMVTETSTSKIQVRNLNFYYGKFHALKNITLDIAKNQVTAFIGPSGCGKSTLLRTLNKMYQLYPEQRAEGDILLDGNNILTDNQDIALLRAKVGMVFQKPTPFPMSIYDNIAFGVKLFEKLSRAEMDERVQWALTKAALWQETKDKLHQSGYSLSGGQQQRLCIARGIAIRPDVLLLDEPCSALDPISTGRIEELISELKKDYTVVIVTHNMQQAARCSDHTAFMYLGELIEFSDTDTLFTAPRQKQTEDYITGRYG, from the coding sequence ATGAGTATGGTCACAGAGACATCCACCAGCAAAATTCAGGTGCGCAATCTGAACTTCTATTACGGAAAATTTCATGCGCTGAAAAACATCACGTTGGATATTGCCAAAAATCAGGTAACGGCATTTATCGGGCCGTCCGGATGCGGCAAGTCCACCTTGCTGCGTACCCTGAATAAAATGTATCAGCTTTATCCAGAGCAACGCGCCGAAGGCGATATCCTGCTCGATGGCAACAACATCCTGACCGATAACCAGGATATCGCGCTGCTGCGCGCCAAAGTGGGCATGGTGTTCCAGAAGCCAACCCCGTTCCCGATGTCTATCTACGACAATATCGCCTTTGGGGTGAAGTTGTTCGAAAAACTGTCGCGTGCAGAAATGGACGAGCGCGTACAGTGGGCGCTGACTAAGGCGGCATTATGGCAGGAAACCAAAGATAAACTGCACCAAAGCGGTTACAGCTTGTCCGGCGGCCAACAGCAACGTCTGTGTATTGCACGCGGCATCGCCATTCGTCCGGATGTGTTGCTGCTGGATGAACCTTGTTCGGCGCTGGACCCGATTTCCACCGGTCGCATTGAAGAGCTGATTTCTGAACTAAAGAAAGACTATACCGTGGTGATCGTGACGCATAACATGCAACAGGCGGCGCGTTGTTCCGACCATACGGCGTTTATGTATCTCGGCGAGCTGATCGAGTTCAGCGATACCGACACCCTGTTTACCGCGCCACGGCAGAAACAGACCGAAGATTACATCACCGGTCGTTACGGTTGA